From the genome of Phlebotomus papatasi isolate M1 chromosome 2, Ppap_2.1, whole genome shotgun sequence:
AGCTCCGTGGCGGAGATCATTCAGAAGGCGAAGCGGAAGCGTCAGGCTGAGAAGAAGGGTCTCAGCCGGCTGGGAATGATGAGGCATTTGTACGTGATTGTGGACTGCACAGAGAACATGACCATGCAAGATCTGAAGCCCACTCGGCTAGTATGCACGACGAAATTGCTTGAGGTGTTTGTGGAGGAGTTCTTCGATCAGAATCCCATCAGCCAGATGGGCTTTATAGCACTGAAGAGCAAGAGGGCAGAAAAGGTCTCAGATTTAACCGGAAGCAGCCGGAAACACATTAAAGCCATCCGGGGATTGGCCAATCTCACCTTGTCTGGCGAGCCATCCCTGCAAAACGGCTTGGATTTTGCCCTGAAAACCCTCAAGTTGATTCCTGCTCATGCCAGTCGGGAGATTCTCGTGATTATGGGCAGTTTAACAACTTGTGATCCCACAGACATCCATGCTACGATTGATGTGAGTTACAAATTGAGATATTCCTCCCCCAGAAACTTCCAataatctcttatttaggcccTGAAACTCGAAGGGATTCGCTGTTCTGTGATCAGTTTGTCAGCAGAGGTCAGAATTTGCAAATTCATGACCAGGGAGACGTCTGGCCTGTACAGTGTCATCCTCGATGATGCCCATTTCCGGGATCAACTGCTGCAGCACGTGGAACCTCCGCCGGCAGCTAAAACTCAAGAGAACTCCCTGATAAAGATGGGATTCCCGCATGGACAGGCAGAGGAGGGCAAGGACCCAGCTCTGACGCTGTGCATGTGCCACCTGGACAGCACAGATGAGCCAAGTCATCTCTCAGTCGGCGGCTATCAGTGTCCACAGTGCCTCAGCAAATACTGCGAACTGCCCATTGAATGTGTCACTTGCGGTCTCACTCTCGTGTCTGCTCCCCATCTGGCCAGATCCTACCATCATCTCTTCCCAGTTGCACGCTTCCTGGAATTGGAGTTTCATCAGCAAGCTGAAATATGCTACGCCTGCC
Proteins encoded in this window:
- the LOC129803235 gene encoding general transcription factor IIH subunit 2 encodes the protein MADEEDPKEYRWETGYEKTWEAIKEDERGLLQSSVAEIIQKAKRKRQAEKKGLSRLGMMRHLYVIVDCTENMTMQDLKPTRLVCTTKLLEVFVEEFFDQNPISQMGFIALKSKRAEKVSDLTGSSRKHIKAIRGLANLTLSGEPSLQNGLDFALKTLKLIPAHASREILVIMGSLTTCDPTDIHATIDALKLEGIRCSVISLSAEVRICKFMTRETSGLYSVILDDAHFRDQLLQHVEPPPAAKTQENSLIKMGFPHGQAEEGKDPALTLCMCHLDSTDEPSHLSVGGYQCPQCLSKYCELPIECVTCGLTLVSAPHLARSYHHLFPVARFLELEFHQQAEICYACQKTFSETLDKMIYQCETCKMFFCTDCDIFIHDDLHTCVGCSTIPATVASLQNSAFGRALH